From the Poseidonibacter antarcticus genome, the window AAATACTTAACGTATTTCTCAAAATAAAAAGAAACTTCTTCACTAATCATTTCTTCGTCTTCAACATAAAGAACAGTAATGTTACTTAATAATGTTTTATTTATTTTTTTCAAAGCTACTTCTTTATGAATTATTTATTTTTTCTTCAAAGTATACAATTATCAAACTTTATAATAGAATAATTAGTTATATTCTTTAAATAAAGGGAGCATTACAGTGAACTCTGCACCATATTTTGTATTATTTACATATAAAATTCCATTCATATTCTTTTCTATAATTATCTTAGACATATATAATCCAATCCCCGTTCCTTTACCTTCTTCTTTAGTTGTAAAATATGGATCAAAAATTTTATTCATAATAGATACAGGTATTCCGCCTCCATTATCTCTTATAATAATATATCCATGAGTTTTAGATTTTTTAGTTTCTAATGAAACTTTTCCATCACTTATACCTTTTTCAACAATTGCATCTTTCGAATTTGATAAGATATTTAAAATTACTTGCGAGAATTCATTTGGGTATCCAAAAACTCTGATATCATTTCCAAAAGTATATTCTATAATTATATTTTTATGTACAAAAGTTGAACCAATTAATTTTAAGGAATTTTGTATTGAAACATCTAAACTGAATTCTGTAATCTCTTTATTAGCTTTAAAGAAATTTCTAAAATCATCAATTGTTTTAGACATAGATGAAGTTAATAAATTTGCTTTAGAAACAGACTTCTGCATAAATTTATCATCTAACTCTTCCATCATATAACTCAATTGTATATTTTGGATTACTAAGCCTAAAGCATTTAATGGCTGTCTCCATTGATGTGCTATATTTCCAATCATTTCTCCCATAGAGGCAAGTTTTGATTGTTGAATAAGAAGTTGTTCTTGTTTTTGTCTTTTTTGAATTTCATCTTGAACAATACTTTCAAGATTATTGTTCAGTTCTTCTAGTTGTTTAGATTTACTTTCTAATTCATCAGTTCTTTTTTTTACTCTATTTTCTAATTCATTATGAGAGTTTTTCAATTCTACTTGAGATTTTTCTAAACTATCAATCATTTTATTAAAGGTAATTGATAATTTTCCGATTTCATCATTTGTTTCAACACTAACTCTTTTTGATAAATCACCATTGTAAATTTTTTCTGAGACCTCTTCTAATTTTACAATTGGTTTTGAAACCATTTTAGCAATAATAAAAGAAACTATTAACATAGTAATTAAAACAATAATCGATAAAATAAGAAATTGTTTATACATACTATTAATTTTCTCATTATATTCATCTAATGATAATTCAAAATCTATCCAACCCCAGTGAATTGAAGAAAGATAAATCGGATATGAATATTTAAAAACATTTTCATTTACTGAATTTGAATATTCAATTTTATACTCTTCTTTTTTTATAATATTTTCATCTTTAAGCTTGTTTTTTATAACATTTTCTTTTAATTCCCATTTTTTCTCTTGAATTATTAAATCATTACCATTTCTTCGTGAAAGAGTTAGTTGTTTAATATCCTTATTTACTTGAACAAAATCATAAATAAATTCAAGTATTTTTACTTCATCATTGACAATCATAAAATCCGTATTAACAAAAACTATAGAATCAGCCATACTTTTTGCTTTTGATTCAATGGTATCAAGAATTGATTTTTGTTGTAATCGTGTAGCTTCATAAGAAAATATACTTAAAACAAAAAAAATTGCCATCAAAATCAATATAAAAACTTTTAAAAATAAAGTATTTTTAATATTCATTTATATTTCTTTTGTAACATAAAATATTCATTATAATATTTATCTAAATTTTTTAAATAGTCATCATTGACTCTAAATAAAGAATTGAATTTTAATAAAGCAATAATATGTTGACTTCCTTTTATTTCATTTAAGTCTTTACTTAATTTAAAAAATGATTCGATAGATAATTTATTTATATCTTTGCGGAACAAACCAATAAAAGGAATATGAATTTTTTCTGATTTTTGAACAATTTCTAATTTTTTACTAATTGTAGGATTTAATTCTGAAATAATATCCCAAGTTTTTTTTCTTACAATTGCAAAATCTGATTTATTAAAAAATACATTTAATATAGCAGTTGATTCTTTTTTTTTCTCTAATATTCTTTTTGTTATTTTTTTTGATGATTTTTTATTACTAATAAGAGAATTTTTATCTAACCAAACTGAAGCACCAATATTACCTTTTTTCAAAGATATTGTTTTCCCTTTTATATCTTTGAAATTTTTAGCATTTAAAGATTTTTTTGCAATTAAATAATATTGTGAATATTTATCATCAAGCATATTTAATGCCCAGAAATTATCGCATGTTTCTAGAATATCTTTTTTATTTTTGAAAAAAAATGGTAAATCTAGGACTACCATATCTAGTTCATTATTCTTTAATGCATTATATAAAGAATCTGAATTATCATAAAATTCAATATTTAATTTACCTTCATATCTTACAGCTACATCTTCAAGCCAAACTTTTAATGCAACTCTTGCATCTTTAAATGATGATAATAATGTACCTTCTGAAAGAAATCCAAATCGTGATTCAAACTTATTTTCTGCTTGTAATGATAAGGATATAGTAAATATAAGTAATAATTTAATTAAATTATTCATAGCTTACCTATTGTTTTATTTCTATTAAGTATAGCAAAAATAATATAATTAAAAGAGGTAAAAAAGTTTTTACCTCTTTAATAATTTATTTAGTCGATTTTTGGTTTATCGTCTTCTTCTTTTACATCTTCTGCATCTTTATCTAATGCATCACTATGTAAATCTTCTTCTTCAAAAATAGTTCCACCATTTTCTTTAATGATTTCACGAACTCTCTGTCCTGAGATAACTTCAATATCTAACAATTCAGCTGTCATTTGTTCAATTGCATTATTGTTGTCTTTTAAAGATTGAAGAACAATTGCATATCTTTCATTTAAAATAGTTTTAACATGCTCATCTAAATTTTTAGCCATATCATCAGAGAAATCTTTTTGTGTTTGTCCACCTAAGAATTGATTTTGTCTTTTTTCTAAAACCATAAGTCCAGCAACATCACTCATACCATAAATAGTAGCCATAGATTTAATAATATCAGTAGCTCTTTCAAGGTCATTTCCAGCACCTGTAGAAATTTCATGAATAAACACTTCTTCAGCTGCACGTCCACCTAATAATGTATCAACTTCAGCTATTAACTCATGTTTTTGCATTAAGTATTTATTTTCTTCAGGAGTATTAAGTGTATATCCTAAAGCTGCCATACCTCTTGGAACAATAGATACTTTATTTACTTTTTTAGCACCTTTAGTAATTTCTGCAATAAGTGCATGTCCTGATTCATGATAAGCTACAATTCTTCGCTCTTTTGGAGAAATTCTTCTTGATTTTTTCTCTAAACCAGCTATTTGTCGCTCAACTGCTTCTTTGAAATCTTCATAATTAACTTCTTCTTTATTAGCACGTCCTGCTAATAATGCAGCTTCATTAACAATATTTGCTAAATCTGCACCAGCAAGTCCAGCTGTCATACGTGCTACTTCAACTAAATCTACATCTTTTCCAACTTTTACATTTTTAATATGTACATTTAATATTTCTTTTCTACCTTCAAAATCAGGTTTATCAACTAGCACTTGTCTATCAAATCTTCCTGGTCTTAAAAGTGCAGGATCTAGTACTTCTGGTCTATTTGTTGCAGCTAATACAATAACAGGAGCTTCTTCTGTAGCAAAACCATCCATTTCAGCTAGTAATTGATTTAGAGTTTGTTCTCTTTCATCATTACCACCCATTGGTCCACCACTAGCTCTACTTTTACCAATTGCATCAATTTCATCAATAAAGATAATTGCAGGTGCAACTTTTTTAGCTTGTTCAAATAAATCTCTTACTCTTGATGCTCCAACTCCTACAAACATTTCAATGAATGCAGAACCAGATACAGATAAAAACTCAACATCTGCTTCACCAGCAACTGCTTTTGCAAGTAATGTTTTACCAGTTCCTGGAGGTCCTACTAAAAGAACACCTTTAGGAATTTGAGCTCCTAATTTAACATATCTATCAGGATTTCTTAAAAATTCAACTACTTCTTGAACTTCTTCTTTTGCTTCTTTATTTCCAGCCATATCATCAAAAGTAACATTTGGTTTTTCAGAATTAATCATCTTTTTAGATGATCCAATTCCTAGAAGACCTCCGCCTCCTCCACCCATAGATTTTGACATTCTTTTTGCAATAAACATCCAAATAGCAAAGAATATAAAAATAGGTAAAACCCATCCAAATAAAATATCTGCTAAGACATTTTCTTCATTGATACCACCATAATTAATTCCACTTTTTTCTAAAGTAGGAACTAATGTTTCATCTGGAATAACTCTTCTTGCAGTATACGTTGTAACTTGACCAGAACCTGATTTTGAAACTGCTTTAATTTGAGTATTACCAATTCCCACATACTCAATTTTTCCAGAAGTAATTAATTTCTTTAAATCTGAATATGGAATATTTTGATTTTTTGCTTGAGAATTAAATGGTGTTACACCATTATTCGTACTACTTCCCATTTGATCTTCAGGGAATAATGCTTTAAAAGCAAAAATAGTAACTATTGAAAAAATTACAAATACTAATAATGGATTATTGTTAAAAAAATTGTTGTTATTATTATCATTGTTTTGTTTATCGTTCATAAACTAGAACTCCTTATTATTTTTAAATACAACTGTAACCCATTCATTTTTATGAATAAGTTCTAATTGTTCTAAATCTTTAAATTTATTTAATACTCTATCAATATGCTTATCTAAAATACCTGAAATGATTAGTATTCCATTATCATTTAAGCAATTTTTTAAATCTTTTGAAATCATTGCCAATACATCTGCAACAATATTTGCTATTACTACATCATATTTTTTAACTGCTTTATTAGCTGAACCAATCCAAGAATTTTCAAAATCTACTGCATTTAATTTAAAATTACTAGCAGTATCTTTAATACAAACATCATCAGTATCACAAATATCAACATTACAGTTTTTCTTTGCTGCTGCTATTGCTAAAATTCCACTTCCTGTACCTACATCTAAAACATTTGATTTTTCAGCCACATATTTATCAATAGCTTCAATACAAGATGAAGTTGTTTCATGATGACCTGAGCCAAAAGAGAGTGCTGGATCAATTATAATATCAATTTTTCCATCTCTTTTTTCTTCCCATGATGGGCGAATATAGAAATTACCAATTTCAACTGATTTTACAGATTGTTGGTATTGTTTTATCCAGTCTATGTTTTCTTTTTTTTCATGTGAAGTTTTACATTCAATGTTTAAAGCTTCTGCAAACTGTTTAATACCCTCTTGTACATCACTTAAATCTTCTTCACTTCTTGCAATTAAAGAGCCATCAAGCTCTTCAATTGCGTTATTTGTTAAAGACGTAAGCAAGTCTAAAAAAAGTTCGTAATTTTTATTTGGTTTAATTATTAATTCAAAATAGTATTCAGACAAATATTTCCTTTTTTTTTAACTATATAAAATTTAATTATTTTATCTAAATTACATTATATATAATATTAAGAAGGATCAAAAAAGCTTTCTATCATATCTCTCATTACTTTTGCATCAGAAATTTTATTTATAATATCTCTGAATTCATGAGCTCCCGTATAACCTTTTGAGTAAGAATGTAATAGTTTTCTAAACATTATAGCACCGTGATCACCATGAAATTTTAATGTTGCATCAAAATGCTCTAAAACTATCTGTTTTTTTAAACTTTCAGATATATCTTTATCTTCAATTTGCTGTTTTAGTTGATGAAATATCCAAGGTCGACCAATAGCCCCACGACCAATCATAACACCATCAGCTTTTGTATATTCCAATACTTCTTTAGCTTTTGCATAATCTTTAATATCACCATTTGCAAAAACTGGAATAGAAATAGCTTCTTTCATAGCTTTGATTGCATCATAATCTACAGGAGCTTTATATTTACCTGCTCTTGTTCGTCCATGAACAGAAACAAAATCAACACCACAGGCTTCAACAGCTTTGCCAATTTCTACTGGTATTTTTTCATTTACACCTAGTCTTACTTTTGCACTTGTATATTGTTTTGTAGAATATTTTTTAACAGTTGATAGAATCATTTCAAGTTTTTTTAAATCACCTAAAAGATTTGAACCAGATCCATGAGAAAAAACTTTAGGAGCAGGACATCCACAGTTTAAATCTATTCCGTCTATTCCCTCTATATCATTTAAAAGTAAAACTGCATCTCTAACTAATTCAGGAGTATTTCCTGCAATTTGAACAATATAAGGATCCTCACTAGGAGATTTTTCAATCATTTTAAGAGTTTTTTCAGATTTGTAAACTAAAGCATTAGAAGAAATCATTTCAGAAATTGTAATATCTGCACCAAATTTTTTTACTACAGATCTAAACGGTAAGTCAGTATAACCAGCAAGTGGTGCCAACACCATTAAGGGTTGGCTAAAATCAATTTTCTTTCTCATTTATTTATAAGAAATAGATTCTAAATCGTAATGTTTACCAGCATCTTTTAAATCTAAAAGTGCTTTAAACGATGAATATTCACCCTCAGGTGTAGTATCAACAATTTCTCTAACTTTGTCAATCATTTCATATTCAAATAATACATGTAAATATGCAGGAGTTGATGCATCTATTTCTGTACTTAATTTTTCAAATAGTTCAATAATTTGATCAGGTTGTAAAATAGCTTCATAATTTTTTGCAAGTGCTATATAATCTTCAGTTGTATAATCTAAATCTTTTACTATCTTAGAAATTTCTTCTGATGTAAATCCAAAGTCATTATTAGCAGCATCTTTTTCAAATAATCTTTTTGCTAAGTCTTTATCTAGTTTAATATTTTTATATAATTTTTTTATAGTTGTCATTGACTTTTCATTTAATACATTAATAAAAGCTTGTCTAACTATATTAGGAGCATAATTTTCAACTTTTTTAAGAACTTCAACTGAAAAATCAATTTGATCATTAACTTTATTAAGTAAATTCTGATTTGCTAATTCTGACATTTCACTTATTTTTAATGATTTATCAACTACATGTTTCCCTGCTTTTATATCTTGGATAGCTGCGATTAAGTTGTTTAATTCAGCATCTGAAGAAGAAAATGTAGAATCATTTACTGTTAATTTCAATTGAGAAATTATAGATGACAATTCTTTGAAAGCTTTAGTTTTAAATCTTTTTGGAGGATTTTTTTCTAATAAATTTGATTTAATTAGAGTTATCATTGTCTCTTTATCTTTATTTATTGCTCTTTGTCTAAATATATTAATTAAACCATAAAATAGAATATGCCCTATTGTTGCAATAAATAAAATTACTAATGGAAGTATAATCCAAACTGCTACTGGTAAAAGTACTGAGATATCAAGAATTGTAACTTTATAATCTCCTAACTCTAAACTAAATGCATATCCATAAATTATACCAATGAATAATACTGAAAAAACAATATATTTTTTAAAACCCATAATTAAATCCTTTTTACTATTTTTCTACTTCGTAAATCTCTCTACACGGTGTACAAAACTTTGCGAATGGCTTAGCTCTTAATCTACCAATTGCAATTGATTCATCACACATTTCACAAACACCATAAGTTCCTTCTTGAACTCTTTTTAATGCTTCTTCAATCTCAGCTAATTCTTTAACTTGTTGGCTTGCAATAATACCTTCTTTAAAACTATCACTCGATATTTCAGCATAATCATATTCATCTCTACATTCAGAAGATTTAAAAGAATCCATACTATCCTTACTTCCTTGTAAATGTTTTATAATTAATTCTTTTTTATCTAATAAGATTTGTTTTAATTCTTCAACTTGTTTCCCGTTAGCCACATTATACCTTTATAATTAAAATTTTGCCATTATACAAAAATATTAATAAATTACTTATGATATGGGTGGTTATTTTTAATACAAAGCCCCCTGAATATCTGTTCAGTCAAGACAATATTGGCTATTTTATGTGCCATTGTTAAATCACTTAATGATATTATACTATCACATTTCTTTAAAAATTCTCTCTTGAAGCCAAAAGCACCACCAATAAAAAAATTTATTTCATTTTTACCATCTAATATTTCAGAAAAAGCATATGAATCTATTTTTTTTCCTAAAACATCTAAAGCAACATTATAACCTTTTAATAATGGTTCATATGCATCGCTATAAGATTGTTGAGCTTCTCTTTCACCAATAGATTGCGCTTTTGCAATTGTTTTATTAAATATATAATTTACTTCTACTTTTGCATATTTTGAAGACATTTTAATAAATTCTTTAATTAAATCATCAAATTGGTCTTTTGAAGGTTTTACAATTGAATAAACATTAATTTTCATAAAAACCACTCCCTACAACATTAAATGTAATATTTTTGATTTTATCATCAATTTTAACACCACCTATTGCACAAACAGGATGTTTAGAAATTTTTGATAGATATACAATATTATCACCTAAAATATTATCAACTTCTTTTGTAGTTGTATTTCTGTAAGCACCTAAACCTATCATATCAATATCTAGTTCGTTTGCTTCTAAAATCTCAATTTCATTATGAGTTGAAAGACCCAAAAGTTTATCTTTAATTTTTCTTCTTATTAATTTTATAGCTATATTCTTATCTTTATGTATTAAAGAAAAATCTTCTTGTCCTAGATGTAAACCATCACAAAATTCAATTAATTCAATTTTATCATTTATTAATATAGGAATATCTAAGTTCTCTTTTAGAAAAATCAAATTTTTTCTTTGGATTTTTATAGAAGAAACTTTATCTCTATATTGTATTAATTTTACATTTGCACTTTTACAAAGTTCTACAAATTGTTTAAGGGAAATATTTTTTTTCTGAAGTGTTTCATAATCGCATAAAACATATAATAAATTAGAAGCTTTAAGTTCAAAACCTAAAGCTTTTTCTAAATTTGATAGCATTAATTAGCTATTTCTTCTTTTTGAAACATTGTTAATAAATCAGATAAAGTTTGTTTCATCTGTGCTCTATTTACAACCATATCAATAGAACCTTTTTCAAGTAAAAATTCTGCTCGCTGGAAACCTTCTGGTAAATCAGCTCCAATAGTTTGTTTAATAACTCTTTGACCTGCAAAACCAATTAAAGCACCAGGTTCTGCCATTATAATATCACCTAAAAAAGCAAATGATGCAGAAACACCACCCATTGTAGGATCTGTTAAAATAGAAATATAAGGTAGTTTTGCATGATCTAATTTTTTTAAGGCTGCTGAAGTTTTTGCCATTTGCATTAATGCAAAAGTAGACTCTTGCATTCTTGCACCTCCTGAAGCTGATACAATAATTAAACCTTGACGTTTTTCAATAGCTCTATTTACTGCACGTACTATTTTTTCACCTTCTACTGAACCTAATGAACCACCCATAAATGAAAAGTCAAATACAACAATCTGTACTGGTATTTCATTTATTTCACATTCTCCACTTAAAACAGAAGAAGTTCTACCTGTTTTCTTCTCTGCTAATTCAACTCTTTTTTTATAAGAAGTTTTATCAACAAATTTTAAAGGATCGTTCGGTCTTAAATTCTCATCATATTCTACAAATGTACCTTGATCAGCTAAAATTTCTATTCTTCTTTTAGCTCCAATTCTCATATGAAAATTACATTTAGGACATATATTATCTTGACTTTCAACCTCTTTAAAAAACATTAAAGCGTGACATTCTGGACATTTTACCCAATGAGAAGGGGCATCCTTTTTTGTTGCTTGTTCCCTTGAAGAGCTGTCAAACGATATTTTACTAAATAAGTTTTTTAAATCCATACTAAATCCTTTTTTCTAATTCTATAAATTTTTAAATTTTTCTAATTCGTCAAGTTTTTCCCAAGGGTAATCACTTTGACCAACTTGCCCCCGCGCTGCAACATCAGCATAAAGGAAAGTTTCAGCACTTGGTTTATCTAAAGCAAATTTATCTGTAATCCATCTTGGAGTTAATGAGAAAGTATCCATTACAAATGAAGATAATTCATCATCATTTATTCTTGTATATGTACCCATTGTATCAACTGAAACAGAAGTAGGACGTGCTACTCCAATTGCATATGATATTTGAACTACAGCTTTTCCTGCAAGTCCAGCTGCAACAATATGTTTAGCTAACCATCTAGCTGCATAAAGTCCAGATCTATCAACTTTTGTATAATCTTTTGAACTTTGAGCTCCTCCACCTATTGGTGAGTAACCTCCAAAAGAATCAACAATAAGTTTTCTTCCTGTTAATCCACTATCATGTAATGATGAGTGAGATACATATCTTCCTGTTGGATTAATATGAATAATTGTATTTTCTTTGTCATACATTTCTACAGGAAGTCCTGAATCATCAATTAAACCTTGAATTAATTCTCTTACTTCTTTAATATCCATTCCTTCAACAGAAGGAGCTGAAACTACAATAGTATGAATTTTTTGAGGTTTACAATTTTCAAAATTTTCTTTTGAACCATAATCAACAGTAACTTGTGTTTTAATATCAACACCTAATTTATGATTATGAGCTAATGCATATGCGTAAACTTTATCACTTAACATTCTAGCATATGAAATAGCAGCTGGCATATAATCAGCAGTTTCAGTTGATGCGAAACCAAACATAATACCTTGATCTCCAGCACCAATATCACCTGTTGTTTGATCAACACCTTGAGAAATATCAGGGCTTTGTTGGTTTAATAAAACTTGAACATTTACATCATCAGGATGTAAACATTGCTCTTTTGTAAAAGCAGACTTTCCGTCATAACCAATTTTTGCCAAAGCATCTTTAACTAATTTTTCATAATCTTCATTACTTAATTGGCAAGTTGATTTAACTTCTCCACCAATTACTACATTTTTTCCTGCAACAAAAACTTCAGATGCAACTCTGCTGTTTTTATCTTCAATAATTAATTTATCAACAATAGTATCCGCAATAATATCTGCACATTTATCAGGATGACCTGGGCTTACTACTTCTGAAGTAAATAAATACTGTTTTTTGTTTTCCATGTTTGTTTTCCTTTAAGGTTTTCCATTTTTGTTTTCCATTATTTTTAATTACAATTTTGCTGTTAAAAAAATAACAAATACAACAGCAAGTTGAATCTATTCTACTGTAACTGATTTAGCCAAGTTTCTTGGCATATCAACATCATTTCCTAATCTAACTGATATTTCCATAGAAAATAGCTGTAAAGCTATTAACATTTCAAAAAATTCTAACATATAATGATCAGTTTTTCTAGTTTTTATAAAATCATCACTTAAATCAAATTCAAGTGGTGATATAGAACAAATTGTACTATCTCTAGCACTTAGTTCTTCAACATTGGATTTTATCTTATCATAAAGTAAATTTTCAGGCATAAGTGCAATAGTGAACAACTCAGGATCAGCTAATGCAATTGGACCGTGTTTCATTTCACCAGCAGGATAACCCTCTGCGTGTAAATATGAAATTTCTTTAAGCTTTAAAGCTCCTTCTAATGCTAAGGGATAGAAAACATCCCTACCTATAAAGAAGAAACCATGACCATGAAGGTACCTTTTAGAAAGTCTTTTTGTTTTTTCATGAATTTTATCATCAATAACTAAAGACTTTGGAACTTCTCTTAATGATTGAAGTTCACTTTGTAATTTATCACTTTGTATTACATTTTTTGCTTTTGCAAAATAAAGTGCTAACATCCATAAAACTACTGTTTGTGTAGTAAATGCCTTTGTTGATGCAACACCTTTTTCAATTCCTGCACGTGTTAAAATTGTAGCATCTGCTGTTCTTGTCATAGAAGAATTATCAACATTACAAATAACGAGTGATTTTAAACCTGCTTGTTTTGCCATTTTCAAAGCTTCTAAAGTATCAGCTGTTTCACCACTTTGGCTTATTACAATAAATAAAGTATCTTTAGTTAATAAAGGTTCTTTATATCTGAACTCACTTGCAATTTCTACATTACATTTAATTTTAGATAATCTTTCAAAAAGATATGCAGCTGTAAGTCCTGAATGATATGAAGTACCACAAGCACAAATTTTAATTTCATTTATACCTTCAATTAATGATCTATCAATTTCATCAAATGAAATTTCTTCTTCATTAAGTCGTCCAAGCATACAATCACCTACAACATTACTTTGTTCATAAATTTCTTTTTCCATAAAAAATCTAAATCCATCTTTTTGTGCATGCTGTTTTGAAGTAGGAAGAGTAGACCATGAATAATTATCATTAAAAAATTCAACGCCATTAGCACTTGCAATTCCACCAACATTATCTTCTAAATAAACAACTTTTTTTGCTAAACCAATTAGAGGAGCATCAGAAGAAGAAAATAAAACTTCATTTTCTTCCTTACCAAGTGCTACAATTAATGGAGACCCAGATTTAAAAAAGAATACTTTTGTAGGATCTACTTTTGTAATTAGAAGAATTGAAAAAGCACCTGATAATCTTTTTATTGTATCTTCAAAAGCTTTTTTTGTATTATTAATCTTATTATAATAATCTTCAAATAAATGAACAATAACTTCTGTATCCGTTTGAGATACAAAATTATGTCCTTTTTTTATTAGCTCTTCTTTTAATTCTTTATAATTCTCAATAATCCCATTATGAACAACATATGAATATTCACCTAAGTGTGGATGTGCATTTAATTCTGTTGGTTTCCCATGAGTTGCCCATCTTGTATGACCAATTCCTAAATCATAAGATTCTATTGTATTGTTAGCAGAAATCTTTTTTTCTAAATTACAAAGTTTCCCTAAGGCTTTAAATACATCTATTCTATCTTTATTTAAAACAGCAATACCAGCAGAGTCATAACCTCTGTATTCAAGCTCTTTTAAACCATTAAGTAATATTTTTGTTGTATCGTTTTTACCTATATAACCAACAATTCCACACATAAAGCAACACCTTTTTAGCAAAATTTAATCAAAGATTATATTTAAAAGTTACTAAAAAATTGCTTTGTTACTAAAATATTACTTTTAATCTAAAGATTTAAATTTCGAATCAACTCATTATGTATATGATTATTTGATGCTACAATATATTTATTTTCAAATAAAATATAATCATTTCCATCAATATTAGATACTTTTCCACCAGCTTCTTGAAGTATTATTAAACCAGCACTAACGTCCCAAGCTTTTAAATTCATTTCATAATAACCTTCATAAATTCCACGTGCAACATAACATAAATCAAGTGCTGCTGATCCTAATCTTCTAATATCTTGACATTTTGGTAAAATAATTTTCATTTTTTTCATTACATCATTTAAATCATCTTCGCATGTCCCAGATGTATAAGGGAAACCAGTTGAAAGTAATGCTTTTTGAAAAACACTTTCATCTGATACTTCTATTTTTTCACCATTACAATAAGCACCTTCTCCTACAACAGCTGTATATAATTCATCTAAAATAGGGTTATACACAATTCCAATAAATGGTTTTTTGTCTTTATATACTCCAACTGATATTGCTGTATGCGGTAATTTATTTACAAAATTTGTTGTTCCATCTATTGGGTCAACTATA encodes:
- a CDS encoding inositol monophosphatase family protein gives rise to the protein MKDKLIQIIKEAGEILKDGYYSKKDVTFKAKKDLVTKYDVAVENFLKERFGREFPKFNVIAEESDNTDKIFSDSIIVDPIDGTTNFVNKLPHTAISVGVYKDKKPFIGIVYNPILDELYTAVVGEGAYCNGEKIEVSDESVFQKALLSTGFPYTSGTCEDDLNDVMKKMKIILPKCQDIRRLGSAALDLCYVARGIYEGYYEMNLKAWDVSAGLIILQEAGGKVSNIDGNDYILFENKYIVASNNHIHNELIRNLNL